From a single Nicotiana tabacum cultivar K326 chromosome 8, ASM71507v2, whole genome shotgun sequence genomic region:
- the LOC142162698 gene encoding uncharacterized protein LOC142162698, protein MDDHELITVFLQAQDPDYFQNMMSVVGKSFSEAIKMGEMVENGLKTGKIISQAVFKVATQAILVESDNFSDTNEKDEEIMMTSGSRRGPRRTSRRYEQPPQVFHDSAEQYYPPQNPQYFVAPPQYVVQPPRDPRRRARASQNLHQLPQNFQVPYYPHPGQRYRGEQKLKYNFTPIGESYASLFDKLKHYDMIAPIPPNHVAPRTRSFDSSKRCEYHSNAQGHNVESYRDLKKEIERMIHENLIVIQDIDTQNIAQNPLPAHDDAHFVGMMRGDTEYENPLGNLLTEVNDVEIGEGSADSDEQICG, encoded by the coding sequence atggatgaccacgagctaataactgtcttccttcaagcgcaagatccagattactttcaaaacatgatgtccgtagttggcaaatccttctcggaagcaataaaaatgggagaaatggtagagaatggtcttaagacaggcaaaattataagtcaagcagtttttaaagtcGCAACTCAGGCTATCCTggttgaatctgataattttagcgacacaaatgagaaggatgaagaaatcatgatgacatcagggtcaagaagaggtcctaggagaacatctcgaaggtatgagcagcctcctcaagttTTCCATGACTCCGCTGAacagtattatccacctcagaaccctcaatactttgttgctccacctcagtatgttgtccagccaccaagagaccctagaaggcgagcacgagcatcacaaaatctccaccaacttccacaaaattttcaggtacCCTATTACCCACATCCAGGCCAGAGGTATAGaggggaacaaaagttgaaatataattttacaccaataggagagtcatatgcaagcttgtttgacaaattaaagcattatgacatgattgcacctattcctccaaatcatgtggccCCACGTACAAGAAGCTTTGActcttctaaaaggtgtgaataccattccaatgcccaggggcacaatgttgaaagctatcgagatttgaaaaaagaaatagaaaggatgatccatgAAAActtgattgtgatccaagacattgacacccagaatatcgcgcaaaatcctttacctgcacatgatgatgcacactttgtggggatgatgcgtggtgacacggagtatgagaatcctctcggaaatttgctaactgaagttaatgatgttgaaattggagaaggctctgctgattctgatgagcaaatttgtggctaa